One segment of Ziziphus jujuba cultivar Dongzao chromosome 12, ASM3175591v1 DNA contains the following:
- the LOC107424619 gene encoding protein vip1, giving the protein MSSGSSSGRRIIQELTVQVLNLSPKVTAADLDHFFSYCGNVQELCIFRNKDQSFSQYSALVTFAHPFAFQTALLLDDAILADQPIRVLPALDLAIPIISDDDYASSTTLQRKKIQSKKEGIGFIPILQNIASESIDILNKSKDMLEENYKVSAARGRAVVEHTTSAISSIITNHSNSIPTSAADWLSDVIDKASKRASGSHN; this is encoded by the exons ATGTCTAGTGGTAGTAGCAGCGGCAGAAGGATAATACAGGAGTTGACTGTTCAGGTTCTGAACTTGTCTCCCAAGGTCACTGCTGCTGACCTTGATCACTTCTTCTCTTATTGTGGAAACGTCCAGGAACTCTGCATCTTCAG AAATAAAGACCAGTCCTTCAGTCAGTACTCTGCTTTAGTGACATTCGCCCACCCTTTTGCTTTTCAAACTGCTCTTCTCCTTGAT GATGCCATCCTCGCAGACCAACCAATTCGCGTATTGCCTGCCCTGGATTTAGCAATTCCTATTATTTCTGATGATGACTACGCCAGCAGTACCACTCTCCAG aGGAAAAAGATCCAATCAAAAAAGGAAGGAATAGGATTCATCCCGATACTGCAGAATATAGCTTCTGAAAGCATTGACATATTGAACAAGAGCAAAGACATGTTGGAGGAAAACTACAAGGTCTCAGCTGCCAGAGGTAGAGCGGTGGTGGAGCACACAACATCAGCAATATCATCAATCATCACCAACCACTCTAACTCTATACCAACCAGCGCAGCAGATTGGCTGTCTGATGTAATAGACAAGGCCTCCAAGCGTGCCTCTGGATCTCACAACTAA
- the LOC107431778 gene encoding uncharacterized protein LOC107431778: protein MKKKVSALVKRIVSVLSSIAKAKSMAIKSKTNAVKARLIMFSLMKNKKVLLGSLSKKVHNLLQGPHGDDDEDVIVGDQRKAIILYNAKPNASWQSHTHLLAVDDDDDHHHEDDAKYPDLRHRLFDQDQDDDDDDLQEGGSVIDMVRNSKEEGQDFKLEDEIDHVADLFINRFHKQMRMQKLESFKRFQEMLERSL, encoded by the coding sequence ATGAAGAAGAAGGTTTCGGCTCTTGTGAAACGGATCGTGTCCGTTTTAAGTTCAATAGCTAAAGCCAAGTCCATGGCCATCAAGAGCAAAACCAACGCAGTAAAAGCCCGCCTTATAATGTTCTCATTGATGAAGAACAAGAAGGTCCTTCTGGGTTCACTCTCCAAGAAAGTTCATAATCTCCTGCAGGGACCGCATGGCGACGATGACGAGGATGTTATTGTTGGGGATCAGCGCAAGGCCATTATTCTCTACAATGCCAAGCCCAACGCCAGCTGGCAGAGCCACACCCACCTGTTGGCcgtggatgatgatgatgatcatcatcatgAAGATGATGCAAAATACCCAGATCTAAGGCACCGCCTATTCGATCAGGAtcaggatgatgatgatgatgatctgcAGGAGGGTGGATCTGTGATTGATATGGTGAGGAATTCCAAGGAGGAAGGACAGGATTTCAAGCTGGAAGACGAGATTGATCATGTTGCGGACTTGTTTATTAACAGGTTTCACAAGCAGATGCGCATGCAGAAGCTCGAGTCCTTCAAAAGGTTCCAGGAAATGCTCGAGAGAAGCCTTTAA
- the LOC107431799 gene encoding DNA replication licensing factor MCM2 — MAGNSSNPASTPESPTSGGAFNTDQLPFTSRTSDHFPSSSDDDEAAVDPQIIRDEPDDILEEEEEGEDLYNDNFMDDYRQMNGQDHYESVGLDDSLEDQRDLSQIMADRRAAEMELDNRDDVRLTSRKLPQLLHDQDTDDDNYRPSKRSRADLRPPPPPPAAAPRSYDDMDGMQSSPGRSQRGDFPTTDQTDDEHFEDEDDEEGEFEMYRVQGTLREWVTRDEVRRFIAKKFKEFLLTYVNPKNEHADFEYVRLINEMVSANKCSLEIDYKQFIYIHPNIAIWLADAPQSVLEVMEDVAKNVVFNLHPNYKNIHQKIYVRITNLPVYDQIRNIRQIHLNTMIRIGGVVTRRSGVFPQLQQVKYDCNKCGTILGPFFQNSYSEVKVGSCPECQSKGPFTVNIEQTIYRNYQKLTLQESPGIVPAGRLPRYKEVILLNDLIDCARPGEEIEVTGIYTNNFDLSLNTKNGFPVFATVVEANHVTKKQDLFSAYKLTQEDKEEIEKLAKDPRIGERIVKSIAPSIYGHEDIKTAIALAMFGGQEKNVVGKHRLRGDINVLLLGDPGTAKSQFLKYVEKTGQRAVYTTGKGASAVGLTAAVHKDPVTREWTLEGGALVLADKGICLIDEFDKMNDQDRVSIHEAMEQQSISISKAGIVTSLQARCSVIAAANPIGGRYDSSKAFSQNVELTDPIISRFDILCVVKDVVDPVTDEMLAKFVVDSHFKSQPKGGHLDEKSLNESQEDVQGSSNPVDNEILPQDLLKKYITYAKLNVFPRLHEADMEKLTHVYVDLREKSNHGQGVHIAVRHLESMIRMSEAHARMHLRQHVTQEDADMAIRVLLDSFISTQKFGVQKALQKTFRKYMTFKKDYNELLLYLLRELVKNALHFEEIVSSGSTAGRTHIDVKVEDLENKAQEHEIYDLKPFFTSTLFSRANFVLDEQLGVIRHRLAR; from the exons ATGGCGGGGAACTCTAGTAATCCAGCGTCGACCCCAGAATCGCCGACGTCGGGTGGGGCTTTCAACACGGATCAGTTGCCATTCACCAGCCGCACCTCCGATCACTTCCCATCCTCCTCCGATGACGATGAGGCTGCCGTCGACCCCCAAATCATACGAGACGAACCTGATGATATCCtcgaggaagaagaggaaggagaAGATCTCTACAACGACAATTTCATGGA CGATTATCGGCAGATGAATGGTCAGGACCACTACGAATCGGTTGGGCTGGATGACTCCCTTGAGGACCAAAGGGATTTGAGTCAGATCATGGCCGATCGCAGGGCCGCCGAAATGGAGCTCGATAACCGAGATGATGTTCGCCTTACCTCCCGCAAGCTCCCTCAGCTTCTTCACGATCAAG ACACTGATGATGACAATTACAGGCCTTCAAAAAGATCTCGGGCCGATTTGAGGCCTCCACCTCCTCCTCCTGCGGCGGCACCTAGGAGCTACGATGACATGGATGGAATGCAAAGTTCACCAGGCAGGTCACAGCGGGGTGATTTTCCCACTACTGATCAAACCGATGACGAGCACTTCGAG GATGAAGATGACGAGGAGGGCGAGTTTGAGATGTATCGTGTTCAGGGTACACTTAGAGAGTGGGTTACTAGAGACGAAGTTCGTCGTTTtatagccaagaagttcaaggaattTCTACTCACATACGTCAATCCCAAAAATGAACATGCTGACTTTGAATACGTGCGTCTCATTAATGAGATGGTCTCAg CCAACAAGTGTAGCCTGGAGATTGATTACAAGcaatttatctatatacatCCCAATATTGCAATTTGGTTGGCTGATGCCCCACAATCAGTTTTAGAAGTTATGGAAGATGTTGCCAAGAATGTTGTCTTTAATTTACATCCAAACTACAAAAACATCCATCAGAAGATTTATGTTCGAATTACCAACTTACCGGTATATGATCAAATTCGGAACATTAG GCAGATTCATTTGAATACGATGATCCGCATCGGGGGAGTTGTGACCAGACGTTCTGGAGTCTTTCCCCAGTTGCAACAGGTAAAGTATGACTGCAACAAATGTGGGACAATCTTGGGGCCCTTTTTTCAGAATTCGTACTCCGAAGTCAAGGTTGGTTCTTGCCCTGAATGTCAATCAAAAGGACCATTTACTGTCAATATTGAGCAG ACTATATATAGGAATTACCAAAAGCTTACTCTCCAAGAGAGCCCGGGAATTGTGCCTGCAGGTCGGCTTCCAAGATACAAGGAAGTGATACTGTTGAATGATCTGATTGATTGTGCTCGCCCTGGGGAAGAGATA gAGGTCACAGGAATTTACACGAATAATTTTGACTTGTCTTTGAACACAAAGAATGGCTTTCCTGTATTTGCAACTGTAGTTGAGGCAAACCATGTGACAAAGAAACAGGACCTCTTTTCTGCTTACAAACTTACCCAAGAAGACAAAGAAGAGATTGAAAAGTTGGCTAAAGACCCCAGAATAGGAGAAAGG ATTGTCAAGTCTATTGCTCCATCTATCTATGGCCATGAGGACATAAAAACCGCAATAGCCCTTGCTATGTTTGGAGGCCAAGAGAAGAATGTAGTTGGGAAGCATAGGCTCCGAGGAGATATAAATGTACTTCTTCTTGGTGACCCGGGTACAGCCAAATCGCAATTTCTCAA GTACGTTGAAAAGACTGGACAAAGGGCTGTTTATACTACTGGTAAAGGGGCTTCTGCTGTTGGGCTTACAGCAGCAGTGCACAAGGACCCAGTCACAAGGGAGTGGACGCTTGAAGGAGGAGCACTTGTTCTAGCAGACAAAGGAATATGTCTTATtgatgaatttgacaaaatgAATGATCAAGACAG GGTGAGTATACATGAGGCCATGGAGCAGCAGAGTATTAGTATATCAAAGGCCGGAATTGTCACTTCTCTTCAAGCACGCTGCTCTGTTATTGCTGCTGCAAATCCTATTGGAGGAAG ATATGATTCCTCAAAAGCATTTTCACAAAATGTTGAGTTAACAGATCCCATCATCTCCCGGTTTGACATCCTATGTGTTGTTAAG GATGTAGTGGATCCTGTTACAGATGAAATGCTTGCGAAATTTGTAGTTGATAGTCATTTCAAGTCGCAACCCAAGGGAGGTCACTTGGATGAGAAGTCCTTAAATGAATCCCAAGAAGATGTGCAAGGCTCCTCCAACCCAGTAGATAATGAG ATTCTTCCTCAAGATTTACTAAAGAAATATATTACTTATGCCAAACTGAATGTATTCCCGAGGTTGCACGAAGCTGATATGGAGAAGCTCACTCATGTTTATGTTGATCTGCGGGAAAAATCCAAT CATGGACAAGGAGTCCATATAGCAGTAAGGCACTTAGAGTCCATGATACGAATGTCTGAAGCGCATGCAAGAATGCACCTCAGACAGCATGTCACACAAGAAGATGCAGACATGGCAATTCGAGTTTTACTCGATTCATTCATCTCAACACAAAAATTTGGAGTACAGAAAGCTCTACAGAAG ACCTTCAGAAAGTACATGACTTTCAAGAAGGATTACAATGAGCTGCTCCTATATCTTCTTCGTGAGCTTGTGAAGAATGCACTGCACTTTGAAGAGATTGTTTCTTCTGGGTCTACTGCAGGGCGTACCCATATTGATGTGAAAGTAGAAGATTTGGAAAACAAG GCACAAGAACACGAGATCTACGATTTAAAGCCCTTCTTTACTAGCACCCTATTTTCAAGAGCAAATTTTGTTCTGGACGAACAGCTTGGAGTAATAAGGCATCGTCTTGCAAGATGA